The following are from one region of the Streptococcus sp. 1643 genome:
- a CDS encoding MBL fold metallo-hydrolase: MKKKQIKETLVFTSLFLLLVSGLFIPAVQADTSSNRIHFINTKGVSGSDAIILESNGHYALIDMGEDYDFPDGSNPRYPSRVGISINNEYVLEDRLFRHMQQLGIKKLDFILGTHVHSDHIGSADEVLKRYLVDRFYLKRYSDERITSKWRLWDNLFNYDNAVKTALERGVTLVQDITEKESHFTLGDMDIQLYNYKNEYDSNGKLKRVYDDNSNSLVAVVTVEGKKIYLGGDLDNAEGAEDKLGPEIGKVDMMKWNHHYDAQISNTIPFLDSLSPSMVVHTSAADANLATTRDYLKKHGIEVVHAYSQTKDATVFDISQRGFANISNDFPDIPSARKVWYKEDGYWKYRLSDNQMAIGWQRIDGFYYFFNGQGQMQAGKWLHLNDSREKTDGNWYYLNNNGQMQDTGWFNQDGTWYYITSSGARSYSQLIEIDGQKYLFDKEGKMLTGPQVYNGKKLFFASSGALQSERKASSWQKIASNWYYYDEDSILTVGKKDIKGTTYYFDKEGIMQTGWVLVDGHWNYFANSGAMQTGWVKDKEIWFYLDKDGNMLTGNQEINGSRYYFKASGAMQTGWQWQDKGWQYYTSSGTMKTGWLKLGESWYYLDPETGIMAVGSQEINGKNYFFSSAGTMQVGWQRSNDSWHYYATSGALQTGWLKDGDAWYYLEGKEGVMLIGLHQVDGKQYYFSKSGAMQTGWKWFDNHYRYFESNGAMKTGWIKDKGVWYYLNPEDGIMLVGLHKVNGDHHYFDESGAMQTGWKQLDGNWYYFQADGSLLKNATTPDGYKVNEEGIWKQAVVAVNSDAVKPEQKQEANSSIVEQPKQDSNLEANASEKKEKE, from the coding sequence ATGAAAAAGAAACAGATAAAAGAAACACTTGTATTTACTTCCCTATTCTTGTTGCTCGTATCTGGACTATTTATACCAGCAGTTCAGGCAGATACTTCAAGCAACCGAATCCATTTTATCAATACCAAAGGAGTATCAGGAAGTGATGCCATCATTCTTGAGAGTAATGGTCATTATGCCTTGATTGACATGGGTGAAGACTATGATTTTCCAGATGGCAGTAATCCGCGTTATCCAAGTCGTGTAGGAATTAGTATAAACAATGAGTATGTATTAGAAGACAGACTGTTCAGACATATGCAACAGCTCGGTATTAAGAAGCTTGACTTTATTCTAGGAACTCATGTTCATAGCGATCACATTGGTTCTGCGGATGAAGTTCTTAAACGTTATCTTGTAGATAGATTTTATTTGAAGAGATACTCAGATGAGCGCATCACATCAAAATGGCGATTGTGGGACAATCTTTTCAATTATGACAATGCTGTTAAGACAGCTCTAGAGCGAGGTGTAACTCTTGTGCAAGACATCACTGAGAAGGAAAGTCACTTCACTCTAGGGGACATGGATATTCAGCTTTATAACTATAAAAACGAATATGACAGTAACGGCAAACTCAAGAGAGTCTATGATGACAATTCCAATTCTCTTGTGGCAGTAGTAACTGTAGAAGGGAAAAAGATCTATCTCGGTGGTGACTTAGATAATGCTGAGGGGGCAGAGGATAAATTAGGTCCGGAGATTGGAAAAGTCGATATGATGAAATGGAACCATCACTATGATGCTCAAATTTCAAATACGATTCCTTTCTTAGACTCTCTATCTCCTAGTATGGTAGTTCATACATCTGCAGCAGATGCTAATCTTGCTACAACAAGAGACTATCTTAAGAAACATGGTATCGAAGTTGTTCACGCTTATAGCCAAACGAAAGATGCAACTGTGTTTGACATCAGTCAACGTGGATTCGCCAACATATCAAATGATTTTCCTGATATTCCTTCGGCAAGAAAGGTTTGGTATAAAGAAGATGGTTACTGGAAATATCGTTTATCAGATAATCAGATGGCTATCGGTTGGCAACGAATTGATGGATTTTACTATTTCTTTAATGGTCAAGGACAAATGCAGGCAGGTAAATGGCTTCATTTGAACGACTCTCGTGAAAAAACTGATGGTAACTGGTATTATTTGAACAACAATGGACAAATGCAAGATACTGGTTGGTTTAATCAAGATGGTACTTGGTATTACATCACATCAAGTGGAGCAAGAAGTTACAGTCAGTTAATTGAAATTGATGGTCAGAAATATCTATTTGACAAAGAAGGTAAGATGCTGACAGGTCCTCAGGTTTATAATGGTAAGAAACTATTCTTTGCTAGTAGTGGTGCCCTACAGTCGGAAAGAAAAGCATCATCTTGGCAAAAGATTGCCTCAAATTGGTACTATTATGATGAGGATAGTATTCTAACTGTTGGTAAAAAAGACATCAAGGGTACAACTTATTACTTTGACAAAGAAGGTATTATGCAAACTGGCTGGGTGTTGGTAGATGGCCACTGGAACTATTTTGCGAACTCTGGCGCCATGCAAACTGGCTGGGTTAAGGACAAAGAAATTTGGTTCTATCTTGATAAAGACGGCAATATGCTAACTGGAAATCAAGAAATCAATGGCTCTCGTTACTATTTCAAGGCAAGTGGTGCCATGCAAACTGGTTGGCAATGGCAGGATAAGGGTTGGCAGTATTATACTAGCTCTGGTACCATGAAGACGGGTTGGTTAAAATTGGGCGAATCTTGGTATTACCTGGATCCAGAAACTGGTATCATGGCAGTCGGATCGCAAGAAATTAATGGAAAGAACTACTTCTTCAGCTCTGCAGGTACTATGCAAGTTGGATGGCAGAGGTCAAATGATTCTTGGCATTATTACGCTACGTCTGGCGCACTCCAAACTGGTTGGTTGAAAGATGGTGATGCCTGGTATTATCTTGAAGGTAAGGAAGGCGTTATGTTAATCGGCCTCCATCAAGTAGATGGTAAGCAATATTACTTTAGCAAATCTGGAGCCATGCAAACTGGCTGGAAATGGTTTGATAATCATTACCGTTACTTTGAATCAAATGGAGCCATGAAAACTGGTTGGATAAAAGACAAAGGTGTCTGGTATTATCTAAATCCTGAAGATGGTATCATGTTGGTTGGCCTTCATAAAGTAAATGGTGATCATCATTACTTTGATGAATCAGGAGCAATGCAGACAGGTTGGAAACAGCTTGATGGTAATTGGTACTATTTCCAAGCTGATGGTTCTTTGTTGAAGAACGCAACAACACCTGATGGTTACAAAGTAAACGAAGAAGGTATCTGGAAACAGGCTGTTGTTGCTGTAAATAGCGATGCAGTCAAGCCAGAACAGAAACAAGAAGCTAATTCCTCTATTGTTGAACAACCTAAACAAGATTCAAATCTAGAAGCCAACGCTTCTGAAAAGAAAGAAAAAGAATAA
- a CDS encoding LicD family protein — protein MLQWLKRSLASLLGDKKDLVKNLPIIKSLNQKANIDLDSKRSNLLKENFEDILKAIYQSNLKSYDIWLDFGTLLGFYRENDLIPHDLDMDFGIIIPDYEAFLKDEKVLFEKGFVRTKEFYYNDKLVELSYSYKGLNVDFIVYDKKEGSISSDTIFYMTNPLGNPTRYEVYHYELPFTALSECSFKEILVKVPENTREYISHLYGEDFEIPNTHYNWKENPIYKQRDAKLAKVLLKK, from the coding sequence GTGTTACAATGGTTAAAAAGAAGTTTAGCCAGTCTCTTAGGAGATAAGAAAGACCTGGTTAAAAACCTACCTATTATCAAAAGTTTAAATCAAAAAGCCAATATCGATTTGGATTCCAAGAGAAGTAATCTGCTCAAAGAAAATTTTGAAGATATTCTAAAGGCCATCTATCAATCGAATCTGAAATCCTATGATATCTGGTTAGATTTTGGAACTTTACTTGGTTTCTACAGAGAAAATGATCTGATTCCGCATGATTTAGATATGGACTTTGGGATTATTATCCCAGACTACGAAGCCTTTTTAAAGGATGAGAAAGTTCTTTTTGAGAAAGGCTTTGTCAGAACAAAAGAGTTCTATTACAATGATAAACTTGTAGAATTATCCTATAGTTACAAGGGCCTCAATGTTGATTTTATTGTCTATGATAAAAAAGAGGGGAGCATTTCCTCAGACACTATTTTCTACATGACAAACCCCTTGGGAAATCCTACAAGATATGAAGTTTACCACTATGAATTGCCGTTTACAGCACTAAGTGAATGCAGTTTTAAAGAGATTCTAGTAAAAGTTCCAGAAAATACAAGAGAATACATCAGTCACTTGTATGGGGAGGATTTTGAAATCCCTAATACTCATTACAACTGGAAAGAAAATCCAATTTACAAACAAAGAGATGCTAAATTGGCTAAAGTACTTTTGAAAAAGTAA
- a CDS encoding LicD family protein — protein sequence MISFIEKYYFKINLLFLSVISFYCMAGLIVPLQSISANKFVTLCMTLMGVLLGFYNFFIKKAYLTVRKIEYLILFFLMNILTAILVVKYGFSTNIKNLVVFFIYFFAIYPVFQSFTVKKARALFDVFFSVITVANTIGVLVSIWQFFMLQGYRVFDYKGLLIRQGFVESRLFGILASPNYLSIISLMVVIYLWMRLSIYKPVLKTLAISSILLNFAYIVLSGSRTTYICLLVVALLYALMTANWTKKSKSLLTVLVIVGLVFVGYNGIKYSSDIYLKAHSAQIQKNRENGQNGDNNLSLERTDTSEENISNNRFAIWQSTASFIPRRPLFGYSGGNWYELGKEYDASAYIIKQHYLTHNGYLELLFYDGITGFIPMAIFMLSFIVSSLKKYKKDLQEGRRNHELITILLMTVVILISNLFLSSTFYGISLQGCILFVISGYYFSVLYKKRDGYRKLDEAEIKEVELGVMDYIHNLCQKENINYSLAYGTLLGAVRHKGYIPWDDDIDISLKRDEYDKLYQAILQDNDPVYKVVSWENDARYPYPFYRVYDARTVYDNNYIENDIDLGICVDVFPFDYYADVNKDMVKLDTYRRLSVYTLYGIHNKNAKFKNIVRYILVLVFRLTRVKTWNQKMNILSMQEKDGDFIDYLMENKRVSTKFDKSFLDTTIDSPFEDRVYKIPAAYQQILSAIYGDDFMEIPPLEKRVKHDDFLAYIKEG from the coding sequence ATGATTTCATTTATTGAAAAATACTATTTTAAAATCAATCTGCTGTTTTTATCAGTTATATCTTTTTACTGTATGGCAGGCTTGATTGTTCCACTGCAATCAATCTCAGCCAATAAATTTGTCACTCTATGCATGACCCTCATGGGTGTTTTGTTGGGATTTTATAATTTCTTTATCAAAAAAGCCTATCTGACTGTCAGAAAAATTGAGTATTTGATTCTCTTTTTTCTAATGAATATCCTGACTGCGATCTTAGTTGTAAAATATGGATTTTCAACAAACATAAAGAACTTAGTTGTCTTTTTCATCTATTTCTTTGCAATCTATCCAGTCTTTCAATCTTTTACTGTGAAAAAAGCACGTGCCCTCTTTGATGTCTTCTTCTCAGTTATCACTGTTGCAAATACTATAGGTGTACTTGTATCAATTTGGCAATTCTTCATGTTGCAGGGTTACCGCGTATTTGATTACAAGGGGTTATTGATCCGCCAAGGATTTGTAGAGTCTCGTCTATTTGGTATTCTAGCCAGTCCCAACTATCTCTCTATTATTTCTCTGATGGTGGTTATTTACTTGTGGATGCGCTTGTCAATCTACAAACCAGTACTTAAAACTCTGGCTATTTCATCGATTCTGCTTAATTTTGCTTACATTGTACTGTCTGGTTCCAGAACAACCTACATCTGTTTGCTAGTAGTTGCCCTCTTATATGCTTTGATGACGGCTAACTGGACTAAAAAAAGCAAGTCACTTCTTACTGTTCTAGTAATAGTAGGATTGGTATTTGTTGGCTATAATGGTATCAAATATAGTAGTGACATTTACTTAAAAGCTCACTCAGCTCAAATCCAAAAGAACCGAGAAAACGGACAAAATGGAGACAACAATCTTTCTCTTGAGAGAACTGACACCAGTGAAGAGAATATCTCCAATAACCGTTTTGCCATTTGGCAGTCAACAGCTTCCTTTATCCCTAGACGTCCTCTGTTTGGATATTCAGGAGGAAACTGGTATGAGTTAGGTAAAGAATATGATGCTTCAGCCTACATCATCAAACAACATTACCTTACTCACAACGGCTACCTTGAGTTGTTATTCTATGATGGTATCACAGGTTTTATCCCTATGGCCATCTTTATGCTTTCCTTCATCGTTTCAAGTCTCAAGAAATATAAAAAAGACCTTCAAGAAGGTCGCCGCAATCATGAATTGATTACCATTCTCTTGATGACTGTAGTTATTCTCATCTCTAATTTGTTCTTGAGTTCAACCTTCTATGGAATTTCTCTACAGGGTTGTATCTTGTTTGTGATTTCAGGTTACTATTTCTCTGTTCTCTATAAAAAAAGAGACGGCTATAGAAAACTAGATGAAGCGGAGATCAAAGAAGTTGAACTAGGTGTCATGGATTATATCCACAATCTCTGTCAAAAAGAGAATATCAACTATTCACTGGCTTATGGAACCTTGCTGGGAGCAGTGAGACACAAGGGATACATTCCTTGGGATGACGATATTGATATCTCTTTGAAACGCGATGAATACGATAAATTGTATCAAGCTATTTTGCAAGATAATGATCCTGTCTACAAGGTTGTTTCTTGGGAAAATGACGCTCGGTATCCTTACCCATTTTACCGAGTCTATGACGCGCGAACAGTCTACGATAACAACTACATCGAAAATGATATCGATTTAGGAATTTGTGTGGATGTGTTCCCATTTGACTATTATGCTGATGTTAACAAGGACATGGTAAAACTAGATACTTACCGTCGTTTATCAGTCTATACCCTTTATGGCATCCATAATAAGAATGCGAAATTCAAGAATATCGTCCGATATATACTTGTCCTTGTATTTCGTCTGACTCGTGTCAAAACTTGGAACCAAAAGATGAACATCCTATCTATGCAAGAAAAAGATGGAGACTTCATTGACTACCTCATGGAGAACAAAAGAGTTTCTACGAAGTTTGACAAGTCCTTCTTGGATACAACGATTGACAGTCCATTTGAAGATAGAGTTTACAAAATTCCTGCGGCTTATCAGCAAATCCTTTCTGCCATCTACGGGGATGATTTTATGGAAATTCCTCCTCTAGAAAAACGAGTGAAGCACGATGACTTCCTTGCATACATAAAGGAGGGATAG
- a CDS encoding glycosyltransferase family 2 protein: MMGEKISVIVPVYNVEAYLEKCVESILKQTYTNLEILLVNDGSTDNSGELCDQLAQRDQRIRVIHKENGGLSDARNRGIEEASSDLIGFIDSDDYIDEDMYETLYRQMLESNADLSMCGHYDVYHQIPEKQVATIQTWKLTPQKAIKMVMEAKILSVTAVNKLYKKELFEQLRFEIGKIAEDAFIMIALIHQCRKVVATNEKKYYYVHRENSITTQKFSLKFLNVIEAYEQNANIIRENYPELADVATMRLNWAYFYVLDRLLVDADFKDKVLEYRLIAYLKKNTKNILSDSRFTRARKMSFLALCLSRKLYTKILLAQTKR; encoded by the coding sequence ATGATGGGAGAAAAAATAAGCGTTATCGTTCCAGTCTATAATGTAGAAGCCTATTTGGAAAAGTGTGTAGAATCCATTTTAAAACAGACCTATACCAACTTGGAAATTCTTCTTGTCAATGATGGTTCGACGGATAATAGTGGAGAACTGTGTGATCAATTAGCTCAAAGAGATCAACGGATTCGTGTCATTCACAAGGAAAACGGTGGCTTGTCTGATGCTCGAAATAGAGGGATTGAAGAGGCAAGTTCTGATTTGATCGGTTTTATCGATAGTGATGACTACATTGACGAAGATATGTATGAGACTCTTTACCGCCAAATGCTAGAATCCAATGCTGATCTTTCTATGTGTGGACATTATGATGTTTATCACCAAATTCCGGAAAAGCAGGTTGCAACGATTCAGACTTGGAAATTAACTCCCCAAAAGGCCATTAAAATGGTCATGGAAGCTAAGATTCTCTCGGTCACAGCTGTCAACAAACTTTATAAAAAAGAACTCTTTGAACAACTACGATTTGAAATTGGCAAAATAGCAGAGGATGCCTTTATTATGATCGCCTTGATTCATCAATGTCGCAAGGTTGTTGCAACAAATGAAAAAAAATACTACTATGTTCACCGTGAAAATAGTATCACGACTCAAAAATTCTCCTTGAAATTCTTAAACGTTATTGAGGCTTATGAGCAAAACGCAAATATTATCAGAGAGAATTACCCTGAACTAGCAGATGTTGCAACCATGCGTTTAAACTGGGCTTACTTCTATGTATTGGATAGGCTCTTGGTTGATGCAGATTTCAAGGATAAGGTCTTAGAATACCGTTTAATTGCCTATCTAAAGAAAAACACAAAGAACATTCTTTCAGATAGTCGTTTTACAAGAGCAAGAAAAATGAGCTTTTTAGCTTTGTGCCTGAGTCGAAAATTGTATACGAAAATCTTGCTTGCACAAACTAAGCGTTAG
- a CDS encoding phosphorylcholine transferase LicD, producing MSDLKAIQARSLEMAEYFVAFCKEHDLLCYLCGGGAIGALRNKGFIPWDDDLDFFMPRKDYEKLAELWPRYADERYFLLKSNKDFVDRNLFITIRDKETTCIKPYQKDLDLPHGLALDVLPLDYYPKNSAERKKQVRWALIYSLFCAQTIPEKHGAVMKWGSRILLGLTPKSLRYRIWKKAEKEMTKYGLAESDGITELCSGPGYMRNKYPIASFEDNLFLPFEGTEMPIPVGYDAYLSTAFGDYMTPPPADKQVPHHDAIIADMDKSYTEYKGEYGA from the coding sequence ATGAGTGATTTGAAAGCGATTCAGGCTCGTAGTCTGGAAATGGCTGAATATTTCGTCGCATTTTGTAAAGAACATGATTTGTTGTGCTATCTCTGTGGTGGAGGAGCTATTGGTGCCCTTCGTAACAAAGGTTTCATTCCTTGGGATGATGATTTGGACTTTTTCATGCCACGTAAGGACTATGAAAAATTAGCAGAACTGTGGCCACGTTATGCAGACGAGCGTTATTTCTTGTTAAAGAGTAACAAAGATTTTGTAGACCGTAACCTTTTTATTACCATTCGTGATAAGGAAACCACTTGTATCAAGCCTTATCAGAAGGATTTGGATTTGCCACACGGTTTGGCCTTGGATGTTTTACCTTTAGATTATTATCCTAAAAATTCAGCTGAGCGTAAGAAACAAGTTCGTTGGGCCCTGATTTATTCACTCTTTTGTGCGCAAACTATCCCAGAAAAGCATGGTGCAGTCATGAAATGGGGAAGTCGTATCTTACTCGGCCTGACTCCAAAATCTCTACGTTATCGCATTTGGAAAAAAGCTGAAAAAGAAATGACCAAGTATGGTCTGGCTGAGAGCGATGGAATTACGGAATTATGCTCAGGTCCCGGCTACATGCGAAACAAGTACCCAATCGCATCCTTTGAAGACAATCTTTTCTTGCCATTTGAAGGAACTGAGATGCCCATTCCAGTCGGCTATGATGCCTATCTCAGCACTGCTTTTGGGGACTATATGACACCGCCACCAGCGGACAAGCAAGTACCGCATCATGACGCCATTATAGCAGACATGGACAAAAGCTACACAGAGTATAAGGGAGAATATGGAGCATGA
- a CDS encoding LCP family protein: protein MSKENPLSHHEQLRYDYLFKNIHYLNDRERREFDYLQQKMAGLKSEVHHFYQEEKEETWGRDIDLPTYGSRSRSKKREKVAPQPKVKKKKRRIGFKRILTWFLLLITCVAAGMIFMFLRGFQSAANPTNKPADAKAAQVEVFNGQDTKDGVNILVMGTDGRIGQNSAETRTDTIMVLNVSGSDKKIKLVSFMRDNLVYIDGYSKIVNGQKQTDNKLNVAYELGEQEGQKGAEMVRKVLKDNFDLDIKYYALVDFQAFATAIDTLFPDGVTIDAQFSTLNGQPLTEATVGDDLHATETESPTQTIKVGKQQMNGSTLLNYARFRDDDEGDYGRTKRQQQVMSAVLEQIKDPTKLFTGSEALGKVFGMTSTNLPYSFLLTNGLSVLEGAQNGIERLTVPELGDWVDAYDIYGGQGLLVDQNKYQTKLAQMGMR, encoded by the coding sequence ATGAGCAAAGAAAATCCTTTAAGTCATCATGAGCAGTTACGTTATGACTATCTCTTCAAAAATATCCATTACCTCAACGACCGTGAACGGAGGGAGTTTGATTATCTGCAACAGAAGATGGCAGGTCTCAAGTCTGAAGTTCACCATTTCTACCAAGAAGAAAAAGAAGAAACTTGGGGTAGAGATATTGATCTTCCGACTTATGGCAGTAGAAGTCGGTCTAAGAAACGTGAAAAGGTAGCTCCTCAACCTAAAGTCAAAAAGAAAAAGAGAAGAATTGGCTTCAAACGAATACTGACTTGGTTCTTGCTGTTGATTACCTGTGTGGCTGCAGGGATGATTTTCATGTTTCTTCGAGGGTTCCAGTCAGCAGCCAATCCAACAAATAAGCCAGCTGACGCCAAGGCAGCTCAAGTAGAGGTCTTTAACGGTCAGGATACCAAAGATGGTGTGAATATTTTAGTGATGGGGACAGATGGCCGTATCGGTCAAAATAGTGCAGAAACCCGTACCGACACAATCATGGTACTGAATGTCAGTGGATCGGATAAGAAGATCAAACTAGTCAGCTTTATGCGTGACAACTTAGTTTATATCGACGGGTACAGTAAGATTGTAAATGGCCAGAAACAGACGGATAACAAACTAAATGTTGCCTATGAACTTGGGGAACAAGAAGGGCAAAAAGGTGCTGAAATGGTCCGCAAGGTTCTAAAAGACAACTTTGATTTGGATATTAAGTACTATGCCCTGGTCGACTTCCAGGCCTTTGCAACAGCTATTGATACCCTCTTCCCTGACGGAGTAACGATTGATGCCCAATTCTCAACATTGAATGGTCAACCTTTGACAGAAGCCACAGTTGGAGATGACCTTCATGCAACAGAGACAGAATCGCCAACCCAAACCATCAAAGTTGGAAAACAGCAGATGAATGGATCCACCTTGCTCAACTACGCTCGCTTCCGTGATGATGATGAGGGAGACTATGGCCGTACCAAACGTCAACAACAAGTGATGTCAGCTGTTCTTGAGCAAATCAAAGATCCAACCAAGCTCTTTACGGGATCAGAGGCACTTGGAAAAGTCTTTGGCATGACATCAACAAATCTACCATATAGCTTCTTGTTGACCAATGGTTTATCTGTCCTAGAAGGTGCTCAAAATGGCATTGAAAGACTCACCGTCCCAGAACTTGGTGACTGGGTGGACGCTTATGATATCTATGGTGGACAAGGACTTCTAGTTGATCAAAATAAATACCAGACCAAACTCGCCCAAATGGGAATGAGATAG
- the pheA gene encoding prephenate dehydratase produces the protein MKIAYLGPKGSFSHHVVQTAFPNEELQAFANITDVIKAYEQGLVDYSVVPVENSIEGSVHESLDYLFHQACIQAVAEIVQPIHQQLMVVPGQSKIEKIFSHPQALAQGKKFIDEHYPEAQIEVTASTAYAARFISEHPDQPYAAIAPKSSAEEYGLELIAEDIQEMEANFTRFWVLGAEIPKIPLNSQAEKMSLALTLPDNLPGALYKALSTFAWRGIDLTKIESRPLKTALGEYFFIIDVDYSDKELVHFARQELEAIGIQHKILGTYPIFTITDIEKESQ, from the coding sequence ATGAAAATTGCCTATCTAGGTCCCAAGGGATCATTTTCACACCACGTTGTGCAGACTGCTTTTCCTAATGAGGAATTACAAGCCTTTGCCAATATCACAGATGTCATCAAGGCCTATGAACAAGGCTTGGTGGACTATTCGGTGGTGCCAGTTGAAAATTCTATCGAGGGTAGCGTTCATGAAAGCTTGGATTACCTTTTTCACCAGGCTTGCATCCAAGCAGTTGCAGAAATCGTTCAACCCATTCACCAGCAGTTGATGGTAGTTCCAGGTCAGTCAAAAATTGAGAAAATCTTTTCCCATCCTCAGGCTCTGGCTCAAGGAAAGAAATTCATCGATGAACACTATCCCGAGGCTCAAATCGAGGTGACTGCTAGTACAGCCTATGCGGCTCGCTTTATTTCGGAACATCCAGACCAACCTTATGCAGCTATTGCTCCTAAAAGTTCAGCTGAAGAATATGGCTTGGAATTAATTGCAGAGGATATTCAGGAAATGGAAGCCAATTTCACACGTTTTTGGGTGTTAGGGGCAGAGATACCGAAGATTCCTTTGAACTCGCAAGCTGAAAAAATGAGTTTGGCCTTGACCTTGCCAGACAACTTACCTGGTGCTCTTTACAAGGCACTTTCGACCTTTGCTTGGAGAGGGATTGACTTAACAAAGATTGAAAGTCGCCCCCTTAAAACAGCCTTAGGAGAATACTTTTTCATTATCGATGTAGACTATAGTGACAAAGAACTGGTTCATTTTGCAAGACAAGAACTAGAAGCCATTGGGATCCAGCACAAGATACTGGGAACCTACCCGATTTTTACCATAACTGATATAGAAAAGGAGAGTCAATGA
- a CDS encoding shikimate kinase gives MAKVLLGFMGAGKSTIARGLDPDYIDMDALIEERLGMSIADFFAEKGEVAFRQIESEVLADLLKTDRVVSTGGGVIISQRNRDLLKTNPDNIYLKTDFETLYQRIAADKDNQRPLFLNNSKEELREIFQERQAWYEEVASRVLDVTKLSPEEIIEELR, from the coding sequence ATGGCTAAGGTATTACTCGGATTTATGGGGGCAGGCAAGTCGACAATAGCCAGAGGATTGGACCCAGACTACATCGATATGGATGCCTTAATCGAGGAACGTTTGGGCATGTCCATTGCGGATTTCTTCGCTGAAAAAGGAGAAGTGGCATTTCGTCAAATAGAGTCAGAAGTCCTAGCTGACTTACTAAAAACGGACCGAGTTGTGTCAACTGGCGGAGGAGTTATCATTTCTCAGAGAAATCGTGACTTGCTCAAAACCAATCCTGATAACATCTACCTAAAAACAGATTTTGAAACCCTCTACCAACGTATCGCAGCTGATAAGGACAATCAACGGCCACTTTTTCTCAACAACAGTAAGGAAGAGTTGCGAGAGATTTTTCAAGAAAGACAGGCTTGGTATGAGGAAGTAGCCAGTCGTGTTCTAGATGTAACCAAGCTAAGCCCAGAGGAAATTATAGAGGAACTGAGATGA